GCAATGGTTCCGTCGTCGCGCGCCAGCTGGCTAATCATCATAGCCAAAAAGCTAATACACTTAGCTTCACTGCGTCAACCCCTGCCCGAAACGCAGAAGGGCCGACGGGAAACGCTTCCCGTCGGCCCGTGCGACCGGTCGAGCTACTTCTTCGAGACCAGGGCCCGACCGAAAAACATGAGGTTGGCCGGGCGCTCGGCCAGCCGGCGCATCAGATAGCCGTACCAGTCCTCGCCGTAGGGCAGGTAGGTGCGGACCGTGTAACCCTCGCCCACCAGGCGGGCCTGCTCCTCGGGGCGGATGCCGTAGAGCATCTGGAACTCGAAGCGGTCCGGGCCACGGTCGAACCAGCGGGCCCGGTCCTCGCCGATGGCGATCAGGCGCGGGTCGTGAGTGGCCAGCATCGGGTAGCCCTCGCCGGACATCAGCACGTTCAGGCAGCGCACGTACGACTTGTCCACCTCGCGGGCCGACTGGTAGGCCACCGACTCGGGCTCCTTGTAGGCCCCCTTGCACAGCCGCACCCGCGACCCCGACCCGGCCAGCTCCCGGCAGTCCGACTCGGTCCGCCGCAGGTACGCCTGGAGCACCGCACCGGTCGCCGGGAAGTCCTTCCGCAGCTTGGCCAGCACGTCCAGGGTCGAGTCGGTGGTGGTGTGGTCCTCCATGTCCAGGGTGACCGTGGTGCCCGCCGCGTCGGCCGCCACGCAGATCGCCCGCGCGTTGTCGTAGGCGAGCTGCTCGTCGAACTTCTGGCCGAGGGCGGAGAGCTTGACGCTCACCTCCGCCGCCGGGGTCAGGCCCGAGCCGTGCAGCATCGACAGCAACTTGAGGTATTCGTCCCGGGTGGCGTTGGCCTGCTCGGGGGTGACGGTGTCCTCGCCGAGGTTGTCGAGGGTGACCGCAAGGCCGTCGGCGACGAGTTCGCGGGTCGCGCGCAACGCGTCGTCCGTGCCGGCGCCGGCGACGAACCGGCGGACGACGTCCCGGGTGAAGGGAGCCGTCGCGACGAGCCGCTCGACCTGGGATGACCGGGAGGCGGCGAGGATGACGGAACGGAGCATGAGCCGAGCGTAACGCCCGCCCACCGCCCCCCGCCCGGCGGCGGCGGCGAACGTGACGCAGGGTTGCCGGGGGTCCCACGGCTGGCGGTGATCGGCTACAACGTTCACGTGGACCCACGCCCCCGACGCCGACTCCGGTCGGCCACCGTGCAGCTCGGCGCGCTGACCGCTCTCGCGCTCGCCCTCTCCGGCTGCAACAACGGCTACGACGACGACGATGACGACTGCGCGCTGGGCCCGGCCGGCGGTGGCGGCGACACCGTGGCGGTGGCGCTGCGGCTGCCCGCACCGGCCGCCGCCCGGACCGCGCCGGAACCGGTCGCCGCGCCGGTGCCGGAGCGCGGCGGGTTCGGCACCCACCTCGCCTCCTGCGGCGGCTGAGGTGCGGCGCGAGGCCAGCACCCCCCGCCCCGACTGGGACGACACCATCCGCTCCCAGGGCCTGGTGTACGTCGACACCGAACTGCCCGACGGCGAGATCATGTCCTACTGGGACGAGACCGCCGCGTACGCCTTCGAGCTGGACGAGGTGCTGCGGCTGGAGGAGGCGACCGAGGAGCTGCACCGGATGTCGGTGGCCGCCGCCGAGCACGTGGTGGCCCGCCACCGGTACGCCGAGTTCGGCATCCCGGCCTGGGCCGCCGAGGCGGTGGCCCGCTCGCTGCGGGAGGCGCCACCGACGCTCTACGGCCGCTTCGACCTCTGGTACGACGGCTCCTGGCCGCCGAAGCTGCTGGAGTACAACGCCGACACCCCGACCTCGCTGGTCGAGGCGGGCATCATCCAGTGGTTCTGGCTGGAGGAGACCCACCCCACCGCGGACCAGTGGAACAGCCTGCACGAGCGGCTCGTCGGTGCCTGGGCGAAGATCGGCGCCGGCCTGCACGACCGGCGGGTGCACGTGGTCTGGTCCAACGAGGAGGAGTCCGGCGAGGACCAGATCACCGCCGGCTACCTGGCCGAGACCGCCCGCCAGGCCGGGCTGGACGTCACGCTGCTGCCGATCCAGCAGATCGGCTGGGACGGCCGGCGCTTCGTCGACGCCACCGACCGTCCGGTCACCACCTGCTTCAAGCTCTATCCGTGGGAGTGGATGCTGGCCGAGCCGTACGGGCCGCTGGCGCTGGAGCCGGGCACCCCGACCACCTGGATCGAGCCGGCCTGGAAGCTGCTGCTGTCCAACAAGGCGCTGCTGGCCGTGCTCTGGGAACTCTTCCCCGGCCACGACTACCTGCTCCCGGCGTACCTGGACTCGCCGCGCGGGATGTCGGAGTACGTGGCGAAGCCGCTGCTCGGCCGGGAGGGCGGCTCGGTCCGGATCGTCACCGGCGACACCGAGTTCACCAATCCTGGCATCTACGGCGACGAGGGCTTCTGCTATCAGGAGTTCCGGGCGCTGCCGGAGTTCGCCGGCAACCGGACCGTGCTGGGCAGCTGGATCGTCGACGGCGAGTCCGCCGGCGTCGGCGTACGGGAGAGCGAGAGCCTCATCACGGACGGTTACGCGCGGTTCCTCCCGCACTACATCGACACGCCGCGCACCCCGTGAGTCGTCTACCGTTGGTGTCGTGAACTTCGACGCGTACGCCCGGACCGGCGTTGACCTCGTCAACGCCCGCCTGGACGACCTCGACGACCTGCGAGCCCTCTTCCCCGACGAGAACGCGTGGATGCGCGACGAGGTCGCGGAGCGGGACCTGGCGATCTTCCGGCGGGCGCAGAAGCGGCTCCGCGACGTCTTCGAGTACGGCACCTCGGGGCGGGACACGCAGGCGGTGGCCGAGCTGAACGCCATGCTGGAGGCGTTCCCGGTGCAGCCGCGCATCTCCGGCCACGACTCCAGCGACTGGCACATGCACGTGACCAGCCGGGGCGCGTCGGTCAGCGCCGAATACCTGGCCGGGGCGGCCTGGGGCCTGTCGGTCTGGCTGTGTGAATACGGCAGCGCCCGGTTCGGGGTCTGCGCCGACGACCGGTGCGGCAACGTCTATCTGGACACCTCGTCGAACTGCTGCCGGCGGTTCTGCTCGGAGCGCTGCGCCACCCGCTCGCACGTGGCCGCGCACCGGGCCCGCAAGCGGGCCGCCGTCGGCGAACAGGTCACCGTCACGTCGACCGCCGACGCCCTGACCCCGGTCAGCTGACCCCCGCCCGCACGGGGCGCGTCAGGCGTCGACCGGGGACGGGGCGGTCAGGTTGGCGCGGGCGAACTCCAGGGCCTCGCGCAGGTCGGCCTCGCGTACGGCCCGGCTCTTCGCGCCCCGGGTGGTGACCTCCACCGCGACCGAGCCGGTGAAGCCCCGCCCGGCGAGCGAGCGCAGCAGCTCGGCGCAGGGCTGGCTGCCGCGCCCGGGCACCAGGTGCTCGTCGCGCCCCTCGCCGGTGCCGTCGCCGAGGTGCACGTGGGCCAGGCCGGCGCCCATCCGGTCGGCCATCGCCAGCGCGTCGGTGTGCGACGCGGCGCAGTGCGACAGGTCGAGGGTGTAGGAGGCGTACCCGGTGTCGGTGGGGTCCCAGCCGGGGACGTACGGGACGAACTGCCGGCCGGCCATCCGGACCGGGTACATGTTCTCCACCGCGAAGCGCAGCCCGCCGAACTGGCCGGCGATCCTGTCGAGGCCGTCGGCGAAGTTCCGCGCGTAGTCCCGCTGCCAGGTGAACGGCGGGTGCACCACGACGGTGGGTGCCTCCAGGGTCTCGGCCAGCTCGGCGGCCTTGCGCAGCCGCTCCCACGGGTCGGGGCTCCACACCCGCTGGGTGACCAGCAGGCAGGGCGCGTGGACGGAGAGCACCGGGACGCCGTAGTGCGCGGAGAGCCCGCGCAGCGCGCCCGGGTCCTGGCTGACGACGTCGGTCCAGACCATCACCTCGACGCCGTCGTAGCCGAGCGCCGCGGCGAGCTGGAACGCCGCCGCGGTCCGCTCAGGGAAGACCGAGGAACTGGAGAGGAGCACCGGGACGCGGGAAGTCACACCCCTCAGGGTAGCCGCCCCCGGCGCGGAGCATCCGGACGAGCACCCGCAAAGCGCCCAGACCGTACGGCGCGGATCACATCGGCGCGAGCTGATCCAGCCGGCGGAGGATGACGCCCTCCCGCAGCGCCCACGGGCAGATCTCCAGGGTCTCCACGTCCAGCCGGCGCAGCACCGCCTCGGCCACCACCGCCCCGGCCAGCAGCTGGTGGGCCCGGCCGGTGCTGACCCCCTCCAGTTCGGCCAGCTGTGCCGGTGGGATGTGCCGGATGAAGCCGAGCACCTGCCGCAGCCCGGTACGGGTGAGGCTGCGCCGGGCCCACAGCCCGGCGTTGGACGGGGCCGCGCCGGCCAACCGGGCCAACATCCGGAACGTCTTCGAGGTGGCGACCGGTCGCTCCCAGCCCACCTCGGTCAGCTTCTCCAGCACCGGGTCGAGCAGCTCGTCGACGTACTCCCGGAGTTCCTCCACGGCCTCGGCGGGCGGCGGCAGGGTGCCGGCCGGATCGACCCGCAGGCGCTCGCGGCTCAGCCGCCCCGCGCCCAGCGGCAGCGACACCGCCACCGCCGGGTCCTCGTCGATGCCGGCCGCGAGTTCCAGCGACCCGCCGCCGATGTCCATCGCCAGCAGCCGACCGGCGGACCAGCCGAACCAGCGCCGGACCGCGAGGAAGGTCATCCGCGCCTCGTCCGCGCCGGAGAGCACCGCCAGCCGTACGCCGGTCTCCTCGCGGACCCGGGTCAGCACCTCGGCGGCGTTGGTGGCGTCCCGGACCGCGGAGGTGGCGAAGGCGAGCAGGTCGTCGGCGTCCAGGCCGTCCGCCGCCGCGCGGGCCATGCTGACCGCCTTGACCAGCCCGTCCGCGCCCGCCTCGGTCAGCGCGCCGTCCGGGCCGATCTGCTCGGCGAGCCGGAGCACCACCTTCTCGGAGTGTGCCGGCCAGGGGTGGGCACCGTGGTGGGCGTCGACCACCAGCAGGTGCACCGTGTTGGAACCGACGTCGAGGACACCCAGTCGCATGCTGAAGACCCTAGGGCCAACACGTTTCGGCGGCTCGCCAGCCGGTCGGGGTCACCCCGCGTACGCTGGGCCGGGTGACAGGCCAGATCGAGCTGCAGGTGCTGGTGGACGACCCCGACGACCCGCGGAGCCGCGAGGTGGGGCTGGACTTTCCCCGCGAGTGGATCGAGTTCACCGACCCGGCGGACGAGAAGCATCTCGTCCGGGCCGACCTGACCTGGCTGCTGTCCCGCTGGACGTGCGTCTTCGGCAAGGGCTGCCACGGCATCGTCGCCGGTCGGGCCCAGGACGGCTGCTGCTCGCACGGCGCGTTCTTCACCGACGCCGACGACGAGAAACGGGTGAGGGCGGCGGTGAAGCGGCTCACGCCGGAAACCTGGCAGCACTTCCGCAAGGGCTTCAAGAACTGGACCGAGAACGACACGATCGACGGCAAGAACCCGGCCCGGCGGACGGCCACCCGGGCCGTCGACGCGCCCTGCGTCTTCCTCAACGACGCCGACTTTCCCGCCGGGGGCGGCTGCGCGCTGCACGCCCAGGCGCTGCGCGACGGGGTGCACCCCCTGGAGTACAAGCCGGACGTCTGCTGGCAGCTGCCGATCCGCCGGGACCAGGACTGGCACGAGCGCCCCGACAACACCAAGGTGCTGATCTCCACGCTGACCGAGTTCGACCGGCGGGGCTGGGGCGCGGGCGGGCACGACCTGGACTGGTGGTGCACCTCCTCCACCGACGCGCACGTCGGCGCCGAGCCGATGTACGTCTCGTACGGCCCGGAGTTGACCGCGCTGATCGGCGCCCCGGCGTACGCGAAGCTGGCCGAGCTCTGCGGCGCCCGGCTCCGCCAGGGCCAGGTCGCCCCGCACCCCGCCAGCGAGTAAGGAGGGGCCCCTTGTTAACGCCTCCGGTATAGGAAGGGGCCCCTGTTAACAACCGGGAGCACGGGCTCAGCCGAGGGCGGCGTCGACCAGGGCGCGGGCGGTGCGCTTCGCCGCCTCGGCGACGGCCGGGTCGGCGTCGAGCACCCCGCCGGCCAGTCCGCCGTCGAGCAGCAGGGTGAGCTGCCGGGCGAGCAGTTCCGGTTCGGCCGCGCCGGCCCGCCGGGCCAGGTCGGTCACCCAGGCCCGGACCACGTTCTTGTGTTCGACCGTACGGGCGTGCACCGGGCTGCCGGCGGGCGACTCGGCGGCGGTGTTGATGAACGCGCAACCGTGGTAGCCCTCCCGTCGGCAGGCCCCGGTGAGCGCGTCGAACATGCCGACGAGCTGCGCCCGCGGCTCGTCCCCGGCGTCCCGGGCGGCCGACCGCAGCGCCCCGAACCACGCCTGGTCGACCTTGTCCAGATAGGCCAGGACCAGGTCGTCCTTGCTGGGGAAGTGCTTGTAGAGGGTGGCCTTCGCGACGCCCGACTCGGCGATCACCGTGTCCACCCCGACCCCGCGCGGCCCGTACGCGTAGAAGAGCCGGAACGCGGTGTCCAGGATGCGCTCCCGGGCGGAGCCGGCAGGGGTACGCGGCGCGGGCATCGGCGGTCCTTCCTCGGGGTGGCCCGGAGAAGTCTACAGACGGGTCCGTCTCCCCCGGCCGTCAGGACGTGACCGCGCACACCATCGCAGTAGACAGACCTGTCTGTTAGTGTCGGCGTCGACGAGCGCGAGGCATCGGCATCGCGCGATCAACCGGAGGACGGATCGACATGCGCATCGCAGTACTGGGCACCGGCATGGTCGGCCGGGCGATCGCCGGACGGGCGGCCGAACTGGGCCACGAGGTGACCGTCGGCACGCGGGACGCGACCGCCGCCCGCGACGACTGGACCGAGTGGGCCGCCGCCCACCCCACCGTCACCCTGGCCGGCTACGCCGACGCCACGGCGGGCGCGGAGCTGGTGGTGAACGCGACCAGCGGCGACGGCTCGCTGCCCGCGCTGACCGCCGCCGGCGAGGAGAACCTGGCCGGCAAGGTGCTGCTCGACATCGCCAACCCGCTCGACTTCACCAACGGCTTCCCGCCCACCCTGTCGGTGCTCAACGACGACTCGCTGGGCGAGCGGATCCAGCGGGCGTTCCCGCGGACGAGGGTGGTGAAGGCACTCAACACGCTCACCGCCGACCTGATGGTCCAGCCCCGGCAGCTCGCCGACGGCGACCACAGCGTCTTCGTCTCCGGCGACGACGCGGCGGCGAAGACGCTGGTGACCGAGCTGCTCACCAGCTTCGGCCACACCGACGTGATCGACCTCGGCGACATCGGCACCGCCCGTGGCACCGAGATGCTGCTGCCGCTCTGGCTGCGCCTCTACGGCCGGCTCGGCACCGGCATCTTCAACGTCAAGGTCGTCCGCTGAGCTGAGCTGTTAAGAAGGGGCCCCTGCTATACCGAATGCGTTAACAGGGGGCCCCTCCTTACCTCTCACGGCTCGAACTTGTAGCCCAGACCGCGCACGGTGACGATGAAACGCGGCGCGGACGGCTCCGGCTCGACCTTCGAGCGCAGCCGCTTGACGTGCACGTCCAGGGTCTTGGTGTCACCGACGTAGTCGGCGCCCCAGACCCGGTCGATCAGCTGCCCCCGGGTCAGCACCCGGCCCGCGTTGCGCAGCAGCAGCTCCAGCAGCTCGAACTCCTTCAGCGGCAGCTGCACGGCCGCTCCCTCGACGGTCACCACGTGCCGCTCGATGTCCATCCGCACCGGGCCGGCGGCCAGCGTCGGCGCGCCCGACTCGGCGGCCTCGGCGGTCTGCCGGCGCAGCACCGCCCGGATCCGGGCCACCAGCTCCCGCGGCGAGTACGGTTTGGTCACGTAGTCGTCGGCGCCGATCTCCAGGCCGACCACCTTGTCGATCTCGCTGTCCCGCGCGGTGACCATGATGATCGGCACGTGCGAGCGCTGCCGGAGTTGCCGGCAGACCTCGGTGCCGGACATCTCCGGCAGCATCAGGTCGAGCAGCACGATGTCGGCGCCGGTCCGGTCGAACTCGGTGAGGGCGTCCGGCCCCGTCGCGGCGACGGAGACCTCGAAGCCCTCCTTGCGGAGCATGTAGGACAGGGCGTCGGAGAACGATTCCTCGTCCTCGACCACCAGTACGCGGCTCAACGGGTGTTCCTTTCCTGTGGTTCAGGCCTGCCGGAACTCGGCCGGCCCGGCCTCGATCCCAGCGGAGGCGAGTGTCGCCTCCAGGTCGTCCGGGGGGCTGGCGGGCAGCCGTAGGGTGAACGTCGACCCGCCCCCAAGAGTGCTCGACACGTCCACCCGACCGCCATGGTTGCTCGCGATGTGCTTGACGATGGCCAGGCCGAGGCCGGTGCCGCCGGTGGAGCGGGACCGCGCCTGGTCGGCCCGGTAGAAGCGCTCGAAGATCCGGTCGACGTCGGTCGGGGCGATGCCGATGCCCTGGTCGGTGACGGCGATCTCGACGACGTCCTCGGCCCGCCGGGCGGTCAGCCGTACGCAGGTGTCCTCGCCGGAGTAGTTGATCGCGTTCTCCACCAGGTTGGCCACGGCGGTGGCGAGCTGGCTGTCGCTGCCGTACACGGTCAGGCCGCGCTCGCCCTCGACGGCCACCTCCACCCGGCGGGCGGCGGCCGCGGTCCGGGTCCGGTCGAGCACCTCGGCGATCACCCAGTCCACCGCGACCGGCTCCGGCGGCGGCTGCGGCTCCGCGCCCTGGAGCCGGGTCAGTTCCAGCAGCTCCTGCACCAGCCGGCCCAACCGGGTCGACTCGTGCTGGATCCGCTCGGCGAACCGGCGGGCCGCCAGCATGTCCTCGGAGAGGCCGGCGGCGTCCTCGTCGGCCGGCTCGGTGGCGTCGACCAGCGCCTCGGCGAGCAGCTGGAGGGCACCGATCGGGGTCTTCAGCTCGTGGCTGACGTTGGCCACGAAGTCGCGGCGGACCCGGGCGAGCCGGTGCGACTCGGTCACGTCGGCCGCCTCGACGGCGATGTAGCCGGCACCCAGCCCCATCGCCCGCAGGTGCACGCCGAGCGGGTTGACCCCGGCGTTGTCGCGGCCCCGCGGCAGGTCGAGCTCGATCTCGCGCCGCACGCCGGTCCGCCGCACCTGGCCGGCCAGGGTACGGATCAGCGGGTGCGCGGCGATCGAGCCGGGGGCGGCACCGGTACGCAGCAGGCCCATCGCCCGGGCGGCCGGGTTCACCAGCACCGGCACGTCGTCCGGGTCCAGCACCACCACGCCGGCCCGGAGGGAGGCGATCGTCTTGCGGCCGAGCCCGGGGAGCCCGGCCTGCTGGTCGTCGGGAATCGCGAGCCTCCCTGAGCTCCGGCGGGAGCCGGTGCTCCCCGGCGACGCCACCCGGCGCCACCTTGCCCTCACGGGCCCGGACAGCAGCAGTCCGGCGACCAGTCCGGTCACCAGAGCCACGGCCACGATGGCCGCCACCGCCCATTCCACCTGGCGATCGTAGGGTCATTGTTAACCTGGCTATCGCCCAGAACGGGACGAACCACTCTCACTTCCGGGAAAGTTCACCCCGCGTCCCCGCGTCGTTCACCGGCGTTCACCTCCGGTCCTGTTCCCCCGGCCTACCGTGGGTCGCGCACCTGCTCAACCCGTGCGCCGGCGTCCGAACCGGGACCGGCGGCCACCGACCACAGGACGTGATGATGCGCGACGAGTTCCGGGCCGACCTCCAGATCGTCAGCCAGCTGCTGGTGGACATGGCGGAGGCCATCCGCGCCGCCATGCGCCAGGCGACCCGCGCCCTGCTCACCGCCGACCGGCAGGCGGCCGAGACGGTGATCCAGCGGGACGCCGAGATCGACGAGCTGTACCGGCACGTCGAGGAGCGGGTCTGCGACCTGCTCGCCCGGCAGGCGCCGGTCGCCTCCGACCTGCGCGCCATGATCACCGCGCTGCACGTCGCGGCCGACCTGGAGCGGATGGGCGACCTGGCCGACCACGTCGCCAAGACGGCCCTGCGCCGGCACCCGTCCCCGGCCGTACCGGCCGAGCTGCGGGCGATCTTCACCGAGATGGCCGCGGTCGCCGACCGGATGGCCGAGAAGATCGGCACGGTGCTGGCCAAGCCCGACGCCGACCTCGCCGCCGAACTGGACCGCGACGACGACGCGATGGACGACCTGCACAAGAGCCTCTTCGCCGTGCTGCTCGGCGACGACTGGCCGTACGGGGTGGAGACGGCGATCGACGGCACCCTGCTCGGTCGCTTCTACGAGCGCTTCGCCGACCACGCGGTGAACGCCGGCGAGCACGTGGTCTATCTGATCACCGGCGAGACCTCGCCCTCGGCGGGCTGACCGCGAAGGAGGGGCCCCTTGTTAACACACGTGTGTTAACAAGGGGCCCCTCCTTACATCTCAGCGGCCCTGGTTGGCGACCGCGGCGGCGGCGGCCTTCGCGGCCTCCGGGTCGAGATAGGTGCCGCCCAGGGTCTGCGGGCGCAGCTGCGGGTCGAGGTCGTAGCGCAGCGGGATCCCGGTGGGGATGTTCAGCTTGGCGATCGCCTCGTCGGAGATCTGGTCGAGGTGCTTGACCAGGGCGCGCAGCGAGTTGCCGTGCGCCGCCACCAGCACCGTCCGACCGGCCAGGATGTCCGGCACGATCGAGTCGTACCAGTAGGGCAGCATCCGCTCGACGACGTCCTTGAGGCACTCCGTGCGCGGCATCAGCTCGGTGGGCAGCAGCTTGTACCGGGGGTCGCCGACCTGGGAGAACTCGTCGTCGTCCGCGATCGGCGGCGGCGGGGTGTCGTAGGAGCGGCGCCAGAGCATGAACTGCTCCTCGCCGTACTCCTCGAGGGTCTGCTTCTTGTTCTTGCCCTGGAGGGCGCCGTAGTGGCGCTCGTTGAGCCGCCACGACCGGCGCACCGCGATCCAGTGCCGGTCGGCGGCGTTCAGCGCCAGCTCGGCCGTGCGGATCGCCCGGCGCATCACGCTGGTGTGCACCACGTCCGGCAGCAGGCTGTGCTCGCGCAGCAGTTCGCCGCCGCGCCGCGCCTCCGCCTCGCCCTTGGCGGTCAGGTCGACGTCCACCCAGCCGGTGAAGAGGTTCTTCGCGTTCCAGTCGCTCTCGCCGTGCCGCAGCAGGACCAGCGTCCCGACGGTGGGCCCTTCGCTCGCAGTCATGCCGATCATCCTGCCGCACGCCGTCGGCGGACACGCGGGGACCGGCGGTGACGACCACCACGTGGAAAAGCGGGTGACCGGCGTTCCGCCCCGGCACTAGGTTGTAAGGCGCTAGAGATACATCGGTCATTACCGAAGCGGGGGCGTCGGCATGCGGACGGTACGGAGCTGGTTCCGGGACACGACAGGCGGCCTGCCCCGGGACTTCTGGTATCTCTGGGCCGGCACGCTGGTCAACCGGCTCGGCTCGTTCGTGCTGGTCTTCCTCGCCATCTACCTGACCCGGGAACGTGGCTTCTCCCCCGCCCAGGCCGGCCTGGTGCTGGGGCTGTGGGGCGTCGGCGGCGCGGTCGGCACCACCGTCGGCGGCACCCTCACCGACCGGTGGGGGCGGCGACCCACCCTGCTCACCGCCCACCTGGGCGCGGCGGCCATGATGCTCGCCCTCGGCTTCGCCCGCCCCCTCTGGACGGTCGCGGCCGGCGCCCTGCTGCTCGGGCTCTTCGCCGAGGCGGCCCGGCCCGCGTTCGGCGCCATGATGGTCGACGTCGTGCCGGCGAAGGACCGGCTGCGCGCCTTCTCCCTGAACTACTGGGCGATCAACCTCGGCTTCGCCTGCGCCGCCGTGCTGGCCGGGCTCGCCGCGCAGGCCGGCTACCTGCTGCTCTTCGTGGTCGACGCGACCACCACCCTGGTCACCGCGCTGATCATCTTCACCCGGGTACGGGAGACCCGGAAGGTCACCGCCACTGTCGTGGTCCGCACCGGGCAGCCCGGGGCGCTGCGGACCATCCTCGCCGACCGGGTCTTCCTCGGCTTCGTGCTGCTCAACCTCTTCGCCGCGCTGGTCTTCCTCCAGCACATCTCGATGCTGCCGATCGCCATGGGTGACTCCGGCCTGAGCCCGGCCACCTACGGCTCGGTGATCGCGCTCAACGGGGTGCTGATCGTCGCCGGCCAGCTCTTCGTACCCCGGCTCATCCGGGGCCGGAGCCGTTCACACGTGTTGGCCCTGGCCTCGGTGGTGATGGGCGTCGGCTTCGGCCTGACCGCGTTCGCGGACACCGCCTGGCTCTACGGCCTCACCGTGCTGATCTGGACGGTCGGCGAGATGCTCAACTCGCCCTCCAACGCGACGCTGATCGCCGAACTCTCCCCGG
The Micromonospora sp. R77 DNA segment above includes these coding regions:
- a CDS encoding TetR/AcrR family transcriptional regulator, which gives rise to MPAPRTPAGSARERILDTAFRLFYAYGPRGVGVDTVIAESGVAKATLYKHFPSKDDLVLAYLDKVDQAWFGALRSAARDAGDEPRAQLVGMFDALTGACRREGYHGCAFINTAAESPAGSPVHARTVEHKNVVRAWVTDLARRAGAAEPELLARQLTLLLDGGLAGGVLDADPAVAEAAKRTARALVDAALG
- a CDS encoding phosphoglyceromutase, with amino-acid sequence MTASEGPTVGTLVLLRHGESDWNAKNLFTGWVDVDLTAKGEAEARRGGELLREHSLLPDVVHTSVMRRAIRTAELALNAADRHWIAVRRSWRLNERHYGALQGKNKKQTLEEYGEEQFMLWRRSYDTPPPPIADDDEFSQVGDPRYKLLPTELMPRTECLKDVVERMLPYWYDSIVPDILAGRTVLVAAHGNSLRALVKHLDQISDEAIAKLNIPTGIPLRYDLDPQLRPQTLGGTYLDPEAAKAAAAAVANQGR
- a CDS encoding CGNR zinc finger domain-containing protein → MNFDAYARTGVDLVNARLDDLDDLRALFPDENAWMRDEVAERDLAIFRRAQKRLRDVFEYGTSGRDTQAVAELNAMLEAFPVQPRISGHDSSDWHMHVTSRGASVSAEYLAGAAWGLSVWLCEYGSARFGVCADDRCGNVYLDTSSNCCRRFCSERCATRSHVAAHRARKRAAVGEQVTVTSTADALTPVS
- a CDS encoding NADPH-dependent F420 reductase gives rise to the protein MRIAVLGTGMVGRAIAGRAAELGHEVTVGTRDATAARDDWTEWAAAHPTVTLAGYADATAGAELVVNATSGDGSLPALTAAGEENLAGKVLLDIANPLDFTNGFPPTLSVLNDDSLGERIQRAFPRTRVVKALNTLTADLMVQPRQLADGDHSVFVSGDDAAAKTLVTELLTSFGHTDVIDLGDIGTARGTEMLLPLWLRLYGRLGTGIFNVKVVR
- a CDS encoding proline dehydrogenase family protein, which codes for MLRSVILAASRSSQVERLVATAPFTRDVVRRFVAGAGTDDALRATRELVADGLAVTLDNLGEDTVTPEQANATRDEYLKLLSMLHGSGLTPAAEVSVKLSALGQKFDEQLAYDNARAICVAADAAGTTVTLDMEDHTTTDSTLDVLAKLRKDFPATGAVLQAYLRRTESDCRELAGSGSRVRLCKGAYKEPESVAYQSAREVDKSYVRCLNVLMSGEGYPMLATHDPRLIAIGEDRARWFDRGPDRFEFQMLYGIRPEEQARLVGEGYTVRTYLPYGEDWYGYLMRRLAERPANLMFFGRALVSKK
- a CDS encoding response regulator transcription factor, whose product is MSRVLVVEDEESFSDALSYMLRKEGFEVSVAATGPDALTEFDRTGADIVLLDLMLPEMSGTEVCRQLRQRSHVPIIMVTARDSEIDKVVGLEIGADDYVTKPYSPRELVARIRAVLRRQTAEAAESGAPTLAAGPVRMDIERHVVTVEGAAVQLPLKEFELLELLLRNAGRVLTRGQLIDRVWGADYVGDTKTLDVHVKRLRSKVEPEPSAPRFIVTVRGLGYKFEP
- a CDS encoding sensor histidine kinase — its product is MVAVALVTGLVAGLLLSGPVRARWRRVASPGSTGSRRSSGRLAIPDDQQAGLPGLGRKTIASLRAGVVVLDPDDVPVLVNPAARAMGLLRTGAAPGSIAAHPLIRTLAGQVRRTGVRREIELDLPRGRDNAGVNPLGVHLRAMGLGAGYIAVEAADVTESHRLARVRRDFVANVSHELKTPIGALQLLAEALVDATEPADEDAAGLSEDMLAARRFAERIQHESTRLGRLVQELLELTRLQGAEPQPPPEPVAVDWVIAEVLDRTRTAAAARRVEVAVEGERGLTVYGSDSQLATAVANLVENAINYSGEDTCVRLTARRAEDVVEIAVTDQGIGIAPTDVDRIFERFYRADQARSRSTGGTGLGLAIVKHIASNHGGRVDVSSTLGGGSTFTLRLPASPPDDLEATLASAGIEAGPAEFRQA
- a CDS encoding sugar phosphate isomerase/epimerase, translated to MTSRVPVLLSSSSVFPERTAAAFQLAAALGYDGVEVMVWTDVVSQDPGALRGLSAHYGVPVLSVHAPCLLVTQRVWSPDPWERLRKAAELAETLEAPTVVVHPPFTWQRDYARNFADGLDRIAGQFGGLRFAVENMYPVRMAGRQFVPYVPGWDPTDTGYASYTLDLSHCAASHTDALAMADRMGAGLAHVHLGDGTGEGRDEHLVPGRGSQPCAELLRSLAGRGFTGSVAVEVTTRGAKSRAVREADLREALEFARANLTAPSPVDA
- a CDS encoding glutathionylspermidine synthase family protein, coding for MRREASTPRPDWDDTIRSQGLVYVDTELPDGEIMSYWDETAAYAFELDEVLRLEEATEELHRMSVAAAEHVVARHRYAEFGIPAWAAEAVARSLREAPPTLYGRFDLWYDGSWPPKLLEYNADTPTSLVEAGIIQWFWLEETHPTADQWNSLHERLVGAWAKIGAGLHDRRVHVVWSNEEESGEDQITAGYLAETARQAGLDVTLLPIQQIGWDGRRFVDATDRPVTTCFKLYPWEWMLAEPYGPLALEPGTPTTWIEPAWKLLLSNKALLAVLWELFPGHDYLLPAYLDSPRGMSEYVAKPLLGREGGSVRIVTGDTEFTNPGIYGDEGFCYQEFRALPEFAGNRTVLGSWIVDGESAGVGVRESESLITDGYARFLPHYIDTPRTP
- a CDS encoding Ppx/GppA phosphatase family protein, encoding MRLGVLDVGSNTVHLLVVDAHHGAHPWPAHSEKVVLRLAEQIGPDGALTEAGADGLVKAVSMARAAADGLDADDLLAFATSAVRDATNAAEVLTRVREETGVRLAVLSGADEARMTFLAVRRWFGWSAGRLLAMDIGGGSLELAAGIDEDPAVAVSLPLGAGRLSRERLRVDPAGTLPPPAEAVEELREYVDELLDPVLEKLTEVGWERPVATSKTFRMLARLAGAAPSNAGLWARRSLTRTGLRQVLGFIRHIPPAQLAELEGVSTGRAHQLLAGAVVAEAVLRRLDVETLEICPWALREGVILRRLDQLAPM
- the phoU gene encoding phosphate signaling complex protein PhoU, which translates into the protein MRDEFRADLQIVSQLLVDMAEAIRAAMRQATRALLTADRQAAETVIQRDAEIDELYRHVEERVCDLLARQAPVASDLRAMITALHVAADLERMGDLADHVAKTALRRHPSPAVPAELRAIFTEMAAVADRMAEKIGTVLAKPDADLAAELDRDDDAMDDLHKSLFAVLLGDDWPYGVETAIDGTLLGRFYERFADHAVNAGEHVVYLITGETSPSAG